A region from the Dehalococcoidales bacterium genome encodes:
- a CDS encoding glycosyltransferase — protein sequence MLSTHGYFDPVPQLGQTDTGGQVVYVLELAKALTAYGVKVDIYTRWCDHSRPQVDPVPDYPDVRVIRIPCGPSCFIAKEEIYDVLPELAQNVITFIRENDLDYDLFHGHYVDAGIVTLDVARTLDRPAFFTAHSLGAWKREQMGGDPDEMERKYRFSHRTAEELRIFRSVRAQTVTTTVQQEKLEQLYGFTSDDIVVIPPGVDVHTFRPPATGEAKVETGLPERYIFCLSRIDANKGHDFLLYAFDIVRQSIPDIHLVIGGGSLKPEQRELGVLSMMKGIIAEKDLESRVHLTGYIPDELLVPYYQQAEFFAMPSLFEPFGMTVQEAMACGRAVVASRLGGIREVISSGENGLLVDPSNTEE from the coding sequence ATGCTGAGCACACACGGGTACTTCGACCCCGTACCCCAGCTTGGGCAGACTGACACCGGCGGGCAGGTGGTCTACGTGCTGGAATTGGCTAAGGCCCTCACCGCGTATGGTGTAAAGGTGGACATCTACACCCGCTGGTGCGACCACTCCAGGCCGCAGGTCGACCCCGTCCCGGACTACCCCGATGTCAGGGTCATCCGGATACCGTGTGGTCCATCGTGCTTCATCGCCAAGGAAGAGATATACGATGTCCTCCCCGAGCTTGCACAGAATGTGATAACCTTCATCCGCGAGAATGACCTCGACTACGACCTCTTCCACGGTCACTACGTGGACGCCGGGATTGTCACCCTGGATGTTGCCCGAACCCTCGACCGTCCTGCTTTCTTTACCGCTCACTCCCTCGGTGCCTGGAAACGCGAGCAGATGGGCGGGGACCCGGACGAGATGGAGAGGAAGTACCGGTTCAGCCATCGCACCGCCGAAGAGCTGCGCATCTTCCGCTCGGTGAGGGCGCAGACAGTCACTACTACGGTCCAGCAGGAGAAACTGGAGCAACTCTACGGGTTCACGTCTGATGACATCGTCGTCATTCCTCCGGGGGTGGATGTGCACACATTCCGACCTCCTGCCACAGGGGAGGCGAAGGTTGAAACCGGTCTGCCGGAGAGGTACATCTTCTGCCTCAGCCGGATTGATGCCAACAAGGGGCATGACTTCCTGCTGTACGCCTTTGACATTGTCCGGCAGTCAATTCCGGATATCCACCTGGTCATCGGGGGAGGGTCGCTCAAACCGGAGCAGCGGGAGCTCGGGGTCCTGTCCATGATGAAGGGGATTATTGCCGAAAAGGATTTGGAGAGCCGGGTGCACCTTACGGGCTATATCCCGGACGAGCTCCTGGTCCCGTACTATCAGCAGGCGGAGTTCTTCGCTATGCCATCGCTTTTCGAACCATTCGGGATGACCGTGCAGGAGGCCATGGCCTGCGGCAGAGCGGTCGTTGCTTCCAGACTGGGCGGTATCAGGGAAGTCATCTCGTCAGGGGAGAATGGCCTGCTGGTGGACCCTTCAAACACAGAGGAGTT
- a CDS encoding zeta toxin family protein → MKGDKLIIETWHIEAARQAGLLLLPLLTGSVSRFIITIAGESGSGKSEVAEALSDVFSEQDIGSVILQQDDYFVYPPRTNEEMRRKNIAHVGLSEVRLDLLDRNLKDILEGKSEITKPLVIFEEDRITKEIINLEGARTVIVEGTYTTTLKNVHRRVFIDRTYIDTREKRKLRARETQDAFLEQVLKIEHDIISSHRSRADIIITGDYDAQVNDAKKGT, encoded by the coding sequence GTGAAAGGCGACAAGCTCATCATCGAGACCTGGCACATCGAGGCAGCCCGGCAGGCAGGTTTACTTCTGCTTCCCCTGCTCACGGGCAGCGTCAGCAGATTCATCATCACCATTGCCGGCGAGTCCGGCAGTGGCAAGTCGGAGGTCGCCGAGGCTCTTTCCGACGTCTTCTCGGAACAGGACATCGGCAGCGTAATCCTTCAGCAGGACGACTACTTTGTATATCCTCCCAGGACGAACGAGGAGATGCGGCGGAAGAACATCGCGCACGTCGGTCTGTCCGAAGTACGCCTCGACCTGCTCGACCGGAACCTTAAAGACATCCTCGAAGGCAAAAGTGAGATAACCAAGCCCCTGGTCATTTTTGAAGAGGACCGTATAACCAAGGAAATAATCAACCTCGAAGGGGCCAGGACGGTTATAGTCGAAGGGACCTACACCACCACCCTGAAGAACGTTCACCGGCGGGTCTTCATAGACCGCACTTACATCGACACCAGGGAGAAGCGAAAACTCCGCGCCCGGGAGACACAGGACGCCTTCCTCGAACAAGTCCTCAAAATAGAGCACGATATCATTTCATCACACCGTTCCCGCGCGGACATAATTATCACCGGAGACTACGATGCACAGGTGAATGATGCAAAAAAAGGAACGTAA